DNA from Agathobaculum sp. NTUH-O15-33:
ATGAACATATCGCCGATCGATTGGTTGGCGGCGGTCGCGTAAATGATCAGGCAAATGCCGGGCGGTATGATCGGCGTGATGCAGGAAGAGCAGGTGGTGACGGCCGCCGAAAAGCCCTTGGTGTATCCGCGCTTTTCCATTTCAGGCACAATGATCTTTGCATTGAACGCGGTATCCGCGTTGCCCGAACCCGAGCAACCGCCCATAAACGTGCTGGTTAAAATGTTGACCTGCGCCAGCCCGCCGACGCGGTGCCCGATCAGCACCTCGGCGAAATCCATGATCGCGCCCGCGATTCCGCCGTAGGACATGACCACGCCCGCCGTGACGAACAGCGGAATCGCCAGCATGGTGAACGACTGGCTCTGCGCGACCAGCGATTGCAGGATCATATCCATCGGCATGCCCGGGCTTAAAAATACGAAATAGCTCAGCCCCGCCGCAAGCAGACAGTACCCGACCGGAATATTGAAGGCGAACAGCAGGAATAAGATAAGGATGGGCAGAAACTGCGTCATTTCTTCTCCTCCCCGCCGTTCGGCTCCGCGCGGTCCTCTACATGCAGCTGTAAGGTCTCATCCTCCGCCACGCCGCCCATCACCGTGTCGTAATCCAGAATACCGCTGTAAAGCGGTTTGGAGCGGTAGTAATCCTGATGCAAAAACAGGTTCTTGATAAAGCCCAAGCTGTGCGCGCACATCATGCCAAAGCCAACGACCGCGGACAGATCGACCCAGAAATAACTGATATATAGAATCGGCGTCACCTTGCTGCCCGCGCTTACCGCAAAGCGGAAGCTGAAAAACGTCATCACGACACAGATGAGCAATATTAAAAAGGTAGAGAGAAGCGATACCACCTTGCGCGCCGTTTCAGGAAACAGACGCACCAGCAGGTCGATGCCGCCGTGCAGGCTCCGCTTGTAGGCCGCGCTCGCTCCCACGAAGATGATCCACGCGAAGCAGAAGTACGAGACCTCCTCCAGCCATGGGATGGACTGCCGCGTTGCCACGCGCAGCACAACGTTGAAGGAGATCATGCACACCATCAGCAGCAGGAAAAAGGAAACAATGATCTCCTCGAAATTTGCCAATACTTTTTTCATAGCGTATCCCCCGTTAACTTTTCGCGTCTTCGGGCCTGTATCAGGCTCTGATGATGGCCGTTACGCGGTCATACAGCCCTTCCGACCATTCCGGGAACTTTTGATAGACGGATTCCGTGGCCGCGCGGTAAGCGTCGGTATCGCACGCGATAAATTCCACACCCTCGCCGGTCATCTTTTCGCGCACTTCCTTTTCCTCTTCCTGTACCTTTTCCGTCACTGTTTCGGCAAAGACGATCGCTTCCTCCTCCAATATCTTTTGCTGCTCCGGCGTCAGGCTTTGGAAAACCGCTTCGGACATTTCGATCCCATTGGGCTGAATGATGTGGTTGGTTTCGGATACGTACTTACATACCTCGTGGAACCGCGCGGCGTAGATCGCGGGCAGCGGATTTTCCATGCCGTCCGCCACGCCTTGCGAAAGCGCGGTATACACTTCGCTGAATGAAATGGTCGTCGTGTTGGCCCCCATCGCGGTCAGCATTTCGATCCACAGCGGTACAGAGGGCACACGTACCTTCATGCCCTTCATCTCGTCCGGCGTGGGTACCGGCTTGTTGCCGATAAAAACGCGCGTGCCATAATAGCTCGACATATGGTCCAGCACGCGGATACCGGCTTCCGCCGCCTTTTCTACCATTTCATCGCCATAGTCGGAAAAGGCCAGTTTTTTGATCTGCGCGATATCGTCGAACAGATAGGGCCCCAGCATGACCGCATAATCCGGCACATAATAGCACATGGCGGCGGGGTCCACATAGGTCAAGTAATTCGCGCCGCGCGCGCAGGCTTCCAGCGCGTCGTTGTCGTCCCCCAGCACGCCGTTGTGGTGCACCTCGATCACCACCTTGCCGCCCGTTTTTTCCTTGACGCGTTCGGCAAACGCTTCGATCTCTTTCGAGCAGGTCTCCTCCGGAGTCTGACTGTTGGCGAATTTCAGCGTCACCACCCCGTCCCCGTCCGCTTGTCCCGCCTCCCCGCTTGACTGTCCGCATCCCGCGGCAGCGGCCAGCAATAGGCAGCCGATCAACAAAACGCTGATCCATCGTTTGTTTCTCATGTTTGCACTCCTTTCAAGTTTGTCCAATATGTTCCTCTTGCGTACATTAATATATTAATATAATATATAGCCTCTGTCAAGGATAATTGTCGCTTATTTAGCCTATTTCTTCTACCATTTTCCATCTATATAAACAGACCTTCTCAGTCCTTGCCCCCTTGCATAGAAAAAACGCCGCAAAAGCGGCGTTTTATACATCTTTTATACATCTAAAGTGATTTTGCTTTCTTCACGCTGGGCACGGCTCCCCCACCAGCACCTGTACCGAGCGCGGCGCAAGCGTAACGTGCGAGCCGTCGAACGTCCCCTCCGGCGCAAGCGGGTCGCGCGCCGCGGTATCCGCCGCGCGCCGCCAGCAAAAACCGACCGGCAGGCTTGGAAGCTGCTGCCCATGCTCCTCCCAATGTACATTAAGGGCAAGGAACACAAAGTCGTCCCGCTCGCCCTGCGTGTCGCGGCCTGTGAACAGCACGCCGATCTGGCGCGTCTCGCCGTCCACCGCGTCATTCCACGCGGTGCCGTTATGCAGGCTGGTATCCGGGTACTGCGCCGCGGCGGGCGCGGTCGTGCCGCGCAGCACCGGGTGCGCCCTCCGCAGCGCGATCATACCCTTGGTAAACGCAAACAAGCCTTCAAACTGTTCCAGCCGCGTCCAATCCAGCCATGATATCTCGTTATCCTGACAGTAGGGATTGTTGTTTCCAAATTGGGTGTTGCCAAACTCATCTCCGGCCAAAAACATGGCCGCGCCCCGGCTGCACAGCAGCACGGCCATAGCGTTCTTGCGCAGGCGGTCGCGCAGGCCGTTTACGGCGGGGTCGTCTGTCTCGCCCTCCGCGCCGCAGTTCCAACTCGCGTTGTCGTTCGAGCCGTCCGTATTATTCCAGCCGTTTTGCTCGTTATGCTTTTCGTTATATGCGTAAAGATCGTACAACGGAAAACCATCGTGACAGGTGAGGAAATTGACCGAAGCGTTTTGCCGGCTGTCCGGCGGGTACAGATCGGGCGAACCGAGAATGCGCTGCACCGCCGCCGCGGCCACACCGCCGTCGCCCTTGAGAAAGCGGCGGAGATCGTCGCGGTACTTGCCGTTCCATTCGGCCCAGCGGTTCCACGAGGGGAACGAGCCGACTTGATACAGGCCGCCCGCGTCCCATGCCTCGGCGATCAGCTTGACCTTGCCGAGAATGGGGTCGAACGCCAAGCTTTCCAGCAGCGGCGGCGAGGCGAGCGGGCCGCCGTCCGGCGCGCGGCCCAGAATCGTGGCCAGATCAAAACGAAACCCATCCACCCGGTATTCCACCACCCAATGGCGCAAGCAGTCCAATATAAAATCGCGCACCATGGGGTGGTTGCAGTTGAGCGTATTGCCGCAGCCGGAAAAATTATAATACTTGCCGTCCGGCGTGAGCATGTAATAGATATTGTTGTCCAATCCCTTAAAGGAGAAAAAGGGGCCGTGCTCGTCGCCCTCCGCCGTGTGGTTGAACACCACGTCCATAATGACCTCGATTCCATGCGCGTTGAGCGCGCGGATCAGCTTTTTCAGCTCGTCGCCTTCGCGGTTGTATTCGATCGCGGCGGTGTAGCTGGTGTTGGGCGCGAAAAAGCAAACGGTGTTGTAGCCCCAATAGTTGTATAGCGGCTTTCCGTCGACCACACGGTCGTCCTCCATCTCGTCAAACTCGAAAACAGGCATCAGCTCGACCGCGTTCACGCCCAGTTCGAGCAGATAGGGCAGCTTTTCCATCAGCCCGTCAAAGGTGCCGGGGTGCCGCACGCCCGACGAGGGATGCTTCGTAAAGCCGCGCACGTGGGTTTCGTAGATCACCATATCCTGAAACGGGATATGCGGCTCGCGGAAATCGCCCCAATCGAAATTCGAGTGCACCACGCGGCTGTGGTAAGCCACGCCGGGCGCGGAGCGCACGCCCCACTGACTCTGCCCGGTCACCGCGCGGGCGTAGGGGTCGAGCAGGAATTTTTCTCGGTCGAACAGCAGGCCGCGCGCGGGGTCGTGCGGGCCGTCCAGCCGGTAGGCGTATTCAAACTCGCAGATATTCAGGCCGAATACGATGATCGAATACGTATTGCCGATGCGAAAGGTCTCCGGAATGGGCAGCACGGCATAGGGCTGCTGCTCGCCCCGGTGAAAAAGACACAGCTCGCAATAGGTCGCGTAGAACGAATGCAGGGTAAAGTTCACGCCATCCGGCACCACGCTCGCGCCATCCGATAAGTAAAACCCGGGCCTTACCGGAAAACCCGCGATCTTGCCCGTTGGCTTTAGCGGTTCAATCTCGGCCATGGGGCACGCTTTTCTTTCCTTTTCCGTCATGGATACGCCTCCGCTTCCCAATAAAAAAGGGCGCGCCGGCGGCGCACCCCTTTATTTTATTCTCCGATTACCTGAAACACGATATCGCGCGTGCGGTCGTTGGTATCGCACTCGACCAAGGTCAGGTTCTGCCACGGTCCGCAAACGAGCTGACCATCCACAAACGGCACCGTGACCGAGGGCGACAGCAGCGCCGCCTTGATGTGAGACGAACCGTTATCGTCGTTCCACGTATCGTGGTGCTTGTAGTGAATGACCTTGCCGGTCTCATCCTGATAGGGGGAGAAAACGTCCATCGCGGCTTTCAGGTCGTGTCCGACAAGGCCGGGCTCGAACTCCAGCGATGTCAAACCGGCCACGCCGCCGGTTGTCCAGCCGGTAATAATGCCCGAATGCACGCCGTATTTTTTGCCTGCGTTTATGACCGCGGCGCGAAAATCATCGGTCACGTCGATCATGCCCATGTGGGCCTTGGTGCGGTAGGTTTTGGTTTCTGTGTAAACTGCCATAGGGTCTCCCTCTCTCTCCGTTTTGTTGACTGCCTTTGTTTATAAGCACTGTAAGTACTGGCCGTACAGCGTCTTATCGAGCTCCTGTCCAAGCTGGTGAAGCTGGTCGCGGCTGATATAGCCGCGCTCCAACGCAATCTCTTCCAAACAAGCGATGTAACGCCCGGTCTCATCCTGCACGCGCTTGACCTCCAAACCGGAGGAAAGCAGGTTGTCCGCCGTGCCCGCGTCGAGCCAGACGAAATCGCGGTCCAGCTTGACCACGTGCAGGCTGCCGCGCCGCAAGTACTCTAGGTTCACATCCGTAATCTCCAGCTCCCCCCGCGCGGAGGGCGTCAGGTTGTGCGCGATTTCCATGACCTGCTCATCGTAAAAATACAGGCCGGGGATGATGTAATTGGACTTTGGAAAACGGGGCTTTTCTTCAATGGAAACCGCGTTTCCCGCCTTATCGAACTCCACCACGCCGAACGCGCGCGGGTCGGACACGTAGTAGCCGAACACACAGGCCCCCGCGTCGCATTCGACCGCCTGATTCAGGTAGCGGGCAAAATCGAGCGAATGAAAGATGTTGTCGCCCAGAACAAGACATACCTTGTCCCCGCCGACGAACTGCTCGCCGATCAGCAGCGCGTCCGCGATACCGCGCGCGACCTCCTGCACCTCGTACGTGATATTGACGCCAAAGCGCGAGCCCGAGCCGAGCAGCCGGTAAAACGGCCCTTCCTCTCCGGGCGGGATGATGATCATAATATCGCGAATGCCCGCCTGCATCAAAACGGCGAGCGGATAATAGATCATCGGCTTGTCGTAAACAGGCAGCAGCGGCTTGCATACCGGCCGCGTCATCGGGTACAAAC
Protein-coding regions in this window:
- a CDS encoding TRAP transporter small permease — protein: MKKVLANFEEIIVSFFLLLMVCMISFNVVLRVATRQSIPWLEEVSYFCFAWIIFVGASAAYKRSLHGGIDLLVRLFPETARKVVSLLSTFLILLICVVMTFFSFRFAVSAGSKVTPILYISYFWVDLSAVVGFGMMCAHSLGFIKNLFLHQDYYRSKPLYSGILDYDTVMGGVAEDETLQLHVEDRAEPNGGEEKK
- a CDS encoding C4-dicarboxylate TRAP transporter substrate-binding protein, producing the protein MRNKRWISVLLIGCLLLAAAAGCGQSSGEAGQADGDGVVTLKFANSQTPEETCSKEIEAFAERVKEKTGGKVVIEVHHNGVLGDDNDALEACARGANYLTYVDPAAMCYYVPDYAVMLGPYLFDDIAQIKKLAFSDYGDEMVEKAAEAGIRVLDHMSSYYGTRVFIGNKPVPTPDEMKGMKVRVPSVPLWIEMLTAMGANTTTISFSEVYTALSQGVADGMENPLPAIYAARFHEVCKYVSETNHIIQPNGIEMSEAVFQSLTPEQQKILEEEAIVFAETVTEKVQEEEKEVREKMTGEGVEFIACDTDAYRAATESVYQKFPEWSEGLYDRVTAIIRA
- a CDS encoding glycogen debranching protein, encoding MTEKERKACPMAEIEPLKPTGKIAGFPVRPGFYLSDGASVVPDGVNFTLHSFYATYCELCLFHRGEQQPYAVLPIPETFRIGNTYSIIVFGLNICEFEYAYRLDGPHDPARGLLFDREKFLLDPYARAVTGQSQWGVRSAPGVAYHSRVVHSNFDWGDFREPHIPFQDMVIYETHVRGFTKHPSSGVRHPGTFDGLMEKLPYLLELGVNAVELMPVFEFDEMEDDRVVDGKPLYNYWGYNTVCFFAPNTSYTAAIEYNREGDELKKLIRALNAHGIEVIMDVVFNHTAEGDEHGPFFSFKGLDNNIYYMLTPDGKYYNFSGCGNTLNCNHPMVRDFILDCLRHWVVEYRVDGFRFDLATILGRAPDGGPLASPPLLESLAFDPILGKVKLIAEAWDAGGLYQVGSFPSWNRWAEWNGKYRDDLRRFLKGDGGVAAAAVQRILGSPDLYPPDSRQNASVNFLTCHDGFPLYDLYAYNEKHNEQNGWNNTDGSNDNASWNCGAEGETDDPAVNGLRDRLRKNAMAVLLCSRGAAMFLAGDEFGNTQFGNNNPYCQDNEISWLDWTRLEQFEGLFAFTKGMIALRRAHPVLRGTTAPAAAQYPDTSLHNGTAWNDAVDGETRQIGVLFTGRDTQGERDDFVFLALNVHWEEHGQQLPSLPVGFCWRRAADTAARDPLAPEGTFDGSHVTLAPRSVQVLVGEPCPA
- a CDS encoding YjbQ family protein; translated protein: MAVYTETKTYRTKAHMGMIDVTDDFRAAVINAGKKYGVHSGIITGWTTGGVAGLTSLEFEPGLVGHDLKAAMDVFSPYQDETGKVIHYKHHDTWNDDNGSSHIKAALLSPSVTVPFVDGQLVCGPWQNLTLVECDTNDRTRDIVFQVIGE
- the rfbA gene encoding glucose-1-phosphate thymidylyltransferase RfbA, producing MKGIILAAGKGSRLYPMTRPVCKPLLPVYDKPMIYYPLAVLMQAGIRDIMIIIPPGEEGPFYRLLGSGSRFGVNITYEVQEVARGIADALLIGEQFVGGDKVCLVLGDNIFHSLDFARYLNQAVECDAGACVFGYYVSDPRAFGVVEFDKAGNAVSIEEKPRFPKSNYIIPGLYFYDEQVMEIAHNLTPSARGELEITDVNLEYLRRGSLHVVKLDRDFVWLDAGTADNLLSSGLEVKRVQDETGRYIACLEEIALERGYISRDQLHQLGQELDKTLYGQYLQCL